Within the Pirellulales bacterium genome, the region CGGTGCTCGGCAGCGAATTGACGGGGCTATACCATGCCGGCGGACCACGACGACTGAGTTTGTTTAACATCGCCCAAATCATCAACCGCGTGGGCGGGTACGATCCAAACTTATTGATCGGCTGCCCGAGAATTCAGGCCGGCCCCATTCCGCCCCGGGCCGGCAATGTTTCGTTGAATTCTGACAAGCTGGCCAACGCACTCGGCTTCGAACCGTTCGACCCCTGGCCGCTGGCCGAGGAATTCGTGCCTACGCACGCCCAGTGGCATTTCGAACGCGGCGGCTTCCACGGCTCGAAAGGATTACTGGCGGAAGTTTTGTACAGGAATCCAGGGAAGAGTTGACCTATGCTGGCTGCCTGGAACACTCAAGGAGCCAACACCAAGTGTTTATGCGAAAATCGGGATTTCTCCGATCTTTCCAATGACGTTCTGCCATTGAATTCCAAATGCATGACATTTTAGCAACACCCTGGTTGGCCGGTTGGACGACATGCGAGACTTCGTTGTCCATGGGTTGCTGTATGCAATCGAATCCGATTAAGCAGACTGCGCGGTAGTCATTTGGCCCCCAACCCGGTCCGCTAAGCTTCTCAAGATCGCCCCGAAACGAATGAGTGTGATTGTCGCCTTGCAGATAGGGCAAATAGTTTCGGTTGCTGTAGGTTGGCCCACCAACACAATTGAACCAAGCTTTCCAAGCGAGCTTGATCTCGATCCATAGACGGTCACGATCGTCGAGGTTAACGAGCAAATCACACCACTTTCGGGTGCTGCCCAGATGGTTTTCTGCAGCCGTCGGGTAACGATAACCGCTCTTCGTTTCGGCGCGGGGTACTTTCCATCCTTTTTGACGCAGTTTTTCGCTGGTAAGTTTGGCAATTAATAGTTCATGCTTGGAATTCTTATCGAATTCGTAGTTTACGTTAACTAATCCATGTTCAACTCCATTCAAAAGCGTTTTACATTCCCGATCAATTTCACTGATTGAATCGATTACGTTTTCTAGCGCCATTCGAGCCAATTTGCTCGTATCACGCCGTGAATTCAGAGCGGCCGGCGGAAATTCCTTGCGAACTGCCTCGCGTATTTTGGCATCGCGCGCAATTTCTTCTGGGGTCAAAAACGTGTCTCGATAAATGTGCTCCACGTTTTCGCTCATATATCAATCATGCAGGCTCGGGCACTTTGTAGGCCGTGACTATTCGGACGGATATTTCATCGATCTCTTGATAGATGACAATGATGTAAGTTTCGTCTGGCGTATAACCCCAGAGACAAGGTAATTCACTACTCCGACTCGAACCGTAGCCAACCGCATTTCTCACCGCATAGGCAACATCATCGATCGTGAGATCATTTTCTAAAATATGTTGAAAGTTGCCGTCCGGATCGTCAGGATGATCCCAGTGAAATCGCAGGTAACTCATCCTTACTCAACCATTATACGCCGGTTTCGCTATAGAAGAAATTGCAGCCAGTATAGTGCTGGCCGAAGTTAATGCCAGCGCGGTGGCGGGTAGTATTCCCACATTGCATTACTATAGGATGGCGTCTTGCCACTGAAAGTGCAGGTTGCTTTTATGTCCCCCTATGTGCTGACCGTGAACGGTGGTTCGTCGAGCGTGAAGGTCGCGCTATTTGAAGTCGTGGCTGGCAGCGCGGCAACACGCAAAGCGGCCGGGGCGTTCAAAAGTCAGAACTCGCTCGATGCGGCCGGCGGCGTGTTAGATTGGATCAAGCAACAACAAGCCAACATCAACGACATCGCTGCCATCGGCCACCGCATTGTGCATGGCGGGCCGAAGCATTTGGAACACGGCCTCATCACAGCGGAAATGTTGGCAGAGCTAAAGCGGGTTTCGCCGATTGATCCCGATCACTTGCCCGGCGAAATCGCACTGATCGAAGCGCTGGGCAAAGCGTTTCCGCAAGTCCCGCAAGTGGCGTGCTTCGACACGGCGTTTCATCGCCATCTGCCGGCCGTCGCCAAAACCTTGCCGATCCCGCGCAAGTACGAAGCGCAGGGAGTTCATCGCTACGGATTTCACGGCTTGTCGTATGCGTACTTGATGGAAGCGCTGGCGCGGCAGGCGGGCACAGAAGCGGTACAGGGGCGCATCATTCTTGCGCATTTGGGGGCCGGGGCCAGCATGGCGGCGGTGCGGGATGGAAAATGCATCGACACCACCATGAGTTTTACGCCCACGGCGGGCTTGGTGATGGCCACGCGCACGGGCGATCTGGATCCCGGCATGTTGGTGTATTTAATGCGGCAGGAAAAAATGACCGCCGATCAAATTGACCATCTGGTGAACCGTGAATCGGGCCTGTTGGGCGTGTCAGGAATCAGTTCGGATATGAAGGAATTGTTAGCAAAGCGGGGCGAAAACAAATTTGCCGCCCAGGCAGTTGACATCTTTTGTTATCAGGCGCGAAAATGGATCGGCGCGCTGGCCGCCGCCTTGGGCGGGTTGGACACCCTGGTATTCAGCGGCGGCATTGGCGAAAATGCGGTGGAAGTGCGTGCGGAAATTTGCCGCGGACTGGGCCACTTGGGCGTGCAGTTGGATGCGGCCCAAAACGCCGCCAGCGCAGCGGTCATTTCGGCAAACGGCAGTCCGACGACAGTGCGAGTCATCCCGACAGATGAGGAAAGCATGATAGCGCGAATTGTTTTGTCCCTTGCCAGTTGTCAGTAGCCAGTTGCTGCAATGGCTGTCCATTGCAACTGACCACGGGCCACTGACAACAGACTTCCTAACGAGCAAAAGAAAAGGAGTCTAGCCATGGCATCTTCCGCAACGGTTAGTCAGCTCCGCAAAACGGCGACGGAAAATCAGGCCGCCCTCTCGGACGACGAACTTCGCAAACTGCACGCCTACTGGCGGGCGGCGAATTATCTGTCGGTCGGGCAAATTTACTTGCTCGACAATCCGCTGCTCAGGCAGCCGCTGGAGCTGAAGCACGTCAAGCCGCGACTGCTCGGCCACTGGGGAACCACGCCGGGTTTGAATTTTTTGTATGTGCATTTGAACCGGCTGATTAAGCGCGACAACTTGAACATGATTTACATCATGGGGCCCGGTCATGGCGGCCCGGCGGCCGTGGCGAACGCCTATCTCGAGGGAACGTACAGCGAGGTGTACACCGACATCGGCCAGGACGAAGCCGGCATCAAGCGACTGTTCAAGCAGTTCTCGTTTCCCGGAGGAATTCCCAGCCACGTGGCGCCCGAGACGCCGGGTTCGATTCATGAAGGGGGCGAACTGGGTTACGCGCTGTCGCATGCTTATGGCGCGGCGTTCGATAATCCCGATTTAATCGTGGCCTGCATTGTCGGCGACGGCGAAGCGGAAACCGGTGCGCTGGCCACGGGCTGGCACGGCAATAAGTTTTTGAATCCGGCCCGCGACGGGGCCGTGCTGCCGATTTTGCATTTGAATGGTTACAAAATTGCCAATCCCACGGTGCTGGCGCGAATTCCGCGGGATGAACTGACGCAATTGCTCCGCGGCTACGGTTACGAGCCGCACTTTGTCGTCGGGCACGACCCTAAGCTGATGCATCAAACACTGGCGGCCACACTGGACAAAGTTATCGCTGACATCAAGCAAATTCAAAGCGCGGCGCGGAAGAAAGGTTCTAACGGTCGGCCAAAAGCAACGACCAGCGACGGCTGGACCGATGAGAACGGAGATTCCATTGCCGACAACGGCCGTCCGCGCTGGCCGATGATTGTGCTCCGCTCGCCCAAGGGCTGGACCGGGCCGAAAGAAGTCGACGGCAAAAAGACGGAAGATTACTGGCGTTCGCACCAGGTGCCGATGAGCGATATGGCCCATCCCGGGCATGTCAAAATTCTGGAAGATTGGCTGAAAAGCTATCGGCCCGAGGAATTGTTCGACGCTTCGGGAAAATTGAATTCCGAATTGGCCGAACTGCCGCCCAAAGGCGAACTTCGCATGAGCGCCAACCCGCACGCCAACGGCGGTTTATTATTGCACGATTTGCAGCTGCCCGATTTCCGCAGCTACGAAGTAAAAACGCCATCGCCGGGAGCCGTCGATGCCGAAGCGACGCGCGAGATGGGCAAATTCTTGCGCGATATCATGCAACAGAATCTCGGCAACCGTAACTTTCGGTTATTCAGTCCAGACGAAAATAATTCCAATCGCTGGCAGGACGCGATGGACGTGACCAACCGCGCGTGGAATGCAGAAACATTTTCCTACGACGACCACTTAGCGCCCGATGGCCGGGTCATGGAAGTGCTTAGTGAGCATCAATGCCAAGGCTGGCTGGAGGGTTATTTGCTGACCGGCCGGCATGGATTTTTTTCCTGCTACGAGGCGTTCATTCACATCATCGATTCGATGTTCAACCAGCACGCCAAGTGGCTGAAGGTGACGCGCGATATTCCGTGGCGGCGGCCGATTGCGTCGCTCAACTATTTGCTCAGCTCCCACGTGTGGCGGCAAGATCATAACGGCTTTTCGCATCAAGACCCGGGCTTTATAGACCACGTGGTCAATAAAAAGGCGGAAGTGATTCGCGTGTATTTGCCGCCGGACGCCAATTGCTTGTTGAGCGTGACCGATCATTGCCTGCGCAGCCGCAACTACGTGAATGTGGTCGTGGCGGGCAAGCAGCCGGCGCCGGTTTGGCTGACGATGGACGAGGCGGTGAAACATTGCACGGCGGGCTTAAGCATTTGGAAATGGGCTTCCAACGACGAAGGCGTTGAGCCTGACGTGGTGATGGCGTGCTGCGGCGACGTGCCCACGCTGGAAACGCTGGCCGCGGTGGAAATGATCCGGAAGCACTTACCGGAATTGAAAGTGCGGGTGATTAACGTAGTCGATTTGATGCGACTGCAGCCGGCCAGCGAACATCCGCATGGCCTTTCGGACCCGGAGTTCGATGTGCTGTTTACCAAAGATAAACCGGTGATCTTTGCGTTCCACGGCTATCCTTGGCTCATTCATCGGCTGACGTACAAGCGGGCCAATCACGACAACCTGCACGTGCGCGGCTACAAGGAGGAAGGGACCACCACCACGCCGTTCGACATGTGCGTGCGGAACGATTTGGATCGGCTGCATTTGGTGGAAGACGTGATCGACCGCCTGCCGCAGTTGGGCGCGAAAGCCGCTTACGCCAAGCAAGCCATCCGCGACAAGCTGCTGGATCACAAGCAATATATCAGCCAATTTGGCGACGACATGCCGGAAATCCGCGACTGGCGGTGGGGCGGACAGGCTGCAAAAAGTGCCAGCGGAGGTTCGACCGGGGGAGATAACGTCTAATTTCCCCGCCCGCCACGGTCGGGCTATGTAAGTTTGCACCGTTTGTCATGGAATGATGATTCGGTATTGCTTGGCTGCGGCCGTTTTGCTAGCTACCGCACGATGCGCGAAGAACCACCGGCTGCACTTACCGATTTGCTAGCACGATTGCACCTGGCCACGCCGCAACAAGTGGCCGAAGTGCGAGGCCGCGCGCGGAAGTTGTCGCGTGACTTGCCGCTGTTCGATTCGGTATGGATCGATGCGCTGGCTCAGGCCCGGCTGCTGACGCCATATCAGGCGGCGGAAATCAATGCCGGGCGGGGCGAGCAATTACGGGTGGGGCCGTACGTGCTGCGACGCCGCATTCAGCGGTTGGATTTTGCCGAGTGTTTTTTGGCGACAACCACTGACGGCGGGGAAAAATCAAAAAGCAAACCGGCTGCGGAGTTGCAGTTACTTGTCGCCCGGGGATGGGAAGCAGCACACGCTAAGCAAGCGGCTGCGAATTTGCAGGCCGTGGCGGAGCGGTTGAAGGAAATTCAAACGCCCGGCATCATCCCACTTCAAGAGGCTGGCCATGCCGGCAACGCCTTGTGGGCCGCTTATGAGCCCCCGCCGGGATTTTTGCTGGAGCAATGGCTGCCCTGCCACGGGCGCTTACCGCCGGCAGCGGCATGGGAGGTTGCGCGGCAAATGGTTGCGTCGCTGGCGGCGTTGGAAAAGTCGGGCTTGGTGCACGGGGAAATAGCGGCTTCGGCATTGTGGGTGACCGGGGCCGGACAGGTACAACTGGCGCGGTGTGGGGTGCGAAGCGCCTGGCGTGGGCATGAACTCTCGATTGCCGATGAGATGCTCGGCTGCGGGTGCTTGTGGTGGCATCTGCTGGCTGGTCGAGAGCCATTCGTCATTGGCCGTGGTGCAAGCAAACTGCAGGGGGCGCAGCACGGGGCGCTGGCGAACATCCGAAAAATTGCGCCGGATGTGTCGGGCGTTTTGGCCACGGCCATCGGGCGGTGCACACAGCACGACCCGGCACAGCGGCCGCAGTCGTTTTCGGAATTGGAAGCGTTGCTTGGTGCTCCTACAACCGCTGGTCGGCGCCTGCTGGCGTGGGAATTGGCCGGCGGGGCAGGACAGACAAACCGTACGCCTTGGTTGCGGCGGGCACAAAGTACGGTGCAACGCAGCGCCCAGCCGCTGTTGGCGGCCACCGCATGCGCGCTTTTGTTGGCGGCAGCAACCTGGCCGCTGTGGCGGGCGCGACGAGTGGTGAATGAGCCAGGCCAGGTGAATGCCACGACGGTGACAGATGGTTTTCATCGAAATTCTGATGTGTCGGGCGGATTGCTGAAAGGAGTTGCGTCGGGCCAAGCGCATTTCGCATCGAACGATTCTCCTATCTTGGGCAATACTGGAACGAGCAATGCCAATCAGGATCGGACGATTCGGCAAGCGAGTTACGAAGCCGACGACAAGGGCGCGGGGCAAAAACCGGCCTCGAACTCGCCTGATCGGCCAATTTTGGAACTGAGCAGTACAACGGAAACAGCAGCCAGCGCACTCCGCTTGCAGCCGGATACGATTGTGAGGGGCAAAAACAAGGGGCGGCCGCGGCTAATGATGCCGCCCAACGGGATGGTGCTTTCGGCCGATCATGTGCGGTTTGAAGATGTCGATTTTGTGTGGCGGCAGAGGCCGGAGGAAATTACTTCTCCCGATCGACATGCGGTGGTTGACTTGCAGGCGGCTGAGGCGGAATTCGCGGGTTGCACCTTTCAAACACTAGCGGTGGGCACATTTGAACTCCCGGCGGCGATTCGGATCAGCGATAAACCGGGGCACCGCGCCGCACTGGCGCCAGCGGTGCACGTGCAATTAAGCGGCTGCGTGATTCAAGGCGTGGCTTGCGGCGTCGATTGCCAAGCACGGGGACCGGCGGAAATTGAAATGCACAATACGTTGTATTTGGGGAGCGGACCGCTAGTGCGATTTCCTCAAGCGCGACGCGCGGATGCTCCTACGGCCGTCACCTTGGAACACGTTACGGTGCGCGGGGCGGCGGCCGTGCTGGAGCTGCACGGCGACGATTTAGACGATGCCTGCGGAAGTGTGATGCTGAACACTACGACCTGCGTTTTGGCTCCTGCGGATTCCGGCGCCCTGGTGGTTTTCGCAGGACGGCATTGGCCGAAATCAGCGGGGGGCACCTTGGCAGCGCTGGATTGGAACGGGCAAGATTCGCTGGCTTTGGCGGCGATGCCCACCGTCATGTGGCAACACGACGCAACGCATGAGCCGCTGCCGGATGAGGCCCTGCCGGTCGAAGGATTAGTGGCCAGTCCGTTCGATTTTGCCGGCCCGCCCAGCGGCGAACCGGGCGATTCGCGATTGCGGCATTGGCTGGCGCCCGGGAAGACGGACTTGCCGCCGGGCATTGGAGACGGGCTACCCCGTGTTCCGAACTGATTGCCGGTCCTGGCGCAGCCGGGTGTATCTGGCCGGGCCCATTCGACATTATTCGCGGGGACGAATAGCGCCGGTCAGGCCGCTGTAATCGCCCCGATCTTCCGGGTGCCACAAGGGCAAACCCATTTGAATGCGCTCCGCCATTTGGTCAATTTTGGCGCGCGATCCGGCGGGTGCGTCGGTAGGAATAAAATCGTCCGTTTGCACCGGAGCAAAGTTTTCGTCATGACCGAACTGGAGAATTGTTTCGAACACATTTCGATGCTTGCGCATTGCAAAAACCCTCGCGTTACAAAATAAAAATGTTGGTGGTCTGGCACGAAACACTTTGCGAGGCCAATACAGGAATCGCAAATGCCGACCGATTGTTGTTGTTAAGTTGGACGGAACCCGGCTTGATATAGACACTCACATTTATTCCCGCGGAAGCATCCGTTCGCTCAAAAAAGTGTGGCGCGCGGGTTCCTGGAAGGCAGGCGGATGCAACCGACTTGTCACCACTGCCAAAACAACCCATTATTAGGAGAGAGACACAAATGTCAAGTTTCTTGAAAACATTTTCCAGCGTAGCAAGCCCGCAGATTTTCGCTATTTTTTCCAATCTCACCGTCCTGTAAGAACTTGCAACGAATGATAAAAAAATGTCCTGGATTCAGCGGAACATTTTGTTGCCGCCGCAACGTCGCGGATTTCATTTGATCACCCATCAAATTGTGGAAGCGCTGCCGGAATTGGGCACCGTGCGAATTGGCTTACTGCACGTTTATTTGCAGCACACCAGCGCCTCGCTCACGATCAGCGAAAATGCAGACCCCGACGTTCCGGCCGATTTGGAGACGTCGTTCAATGCGCTAGCGCCCGAAGATTTTCCGCATCGACACACGGTGGAAGGGCCCGACGATATGCCGGCCCACGTGAAAGCGGCGCTGCTGGGCAGTTCGGTCAGCGTGCCCGTCCAAAATGGGCAACTGTGCCTGGGCAAGTGGCAGGGAATTTACTTGTGCGAACACCGCAACCGGGGCGGCCGGAGGCAAATGGTGCTCACGCTGCACGGGGAAATGAAAGAGTAGGGGAAGGGGCGAGAGAATAGGGGGTAGGGATGCGGGCGCGAAGGAATGATCGAGCGAGTTGGTCACTTAGGGGCGAGCGCTGATTGCATTCTGCGCCGTGCTGTCTCTATCGTGTCGGCTGAGTAACAGCAAATCGTCCAACCAGGCTTCGACCAAGGTGTGCTGATTGGCGTTCCGGTCGACATGTGTGAGCGCTTCGAGCGAGCGCTGGGCTGCTTCGGCCGCCGTTTCGATATCCCAGGCGGCCGATTGGACGGCGCGACTAACCGCGGCGGTCAGTTCCACATCGCCTTCGATCGCTAACCCGGTGAGGCCGCGGACAAGCTGCCGGAAAAACTCGGCGACAAAGCCGATAGCCAATCGCAAACGGGCCCGGCGCGGCGGGGCTTCTTTCCCGGCCTCGTCGACAAATTTCAGCAACGTTTGCGCCATTGTAATGCTGTGCAAAGGGGACTGGGCTAAGTTGGAAAGCAAGGCACCGCGAAAAGTCCACAGTTGCGGGTCGGACAATTCGACGGCGCGAGACAGGCTGCCGCCGCTGAACGCCGCCAAGTGTTCTGCCTGGGCGGAGTCGGACAGCAAATGTTGCTCCATCAGAAGTTTGGCCACGAGCGGTTCGGCCAACGGTCGAAAGCGGACAATTTGCGCGCGGGAGCGGATGGTCGGCAATTGCCTGTCGGCACTGGCGCCGATCAAAATCAGGACACTGTGCGGCGGCGGTTCTTCCAGCGTTTTCAGCAGACAGTTGGCCCCTTCCAGGTTCAGGTAATCGGCATCGTCAATCACAGCCACTTTCCGCCGCCCGCGAAAGGGGCGCAACGCCAAATTGAATAACAACGAATGGGAGATGGGGTAATCGGGCTCGTCTCCCTTGAGCAAGCCCAGCGGAATGAAGCTTTTTCCCGGCGGTCGAGCGACGAACAGGAAATCGGGATGCGTGCCGGCCAGAACTTGGACGCAAGCGGGGCATTGGCCGCAGGGATCGAGCAACTTTTCGTCGCGCGTTTCGCACAGCAGCGACTGTGCCAGCCGCAGCGCGAAAGATCGCTTGCCGATTCCCTCCGGGCCGACAAACAAAAATGTGCTGGCCAACCGGCCTTGCGCCAGGGCATTGCGAAACCGGGCGACAACGTCGTCGTGACCTTCGAGTTTGAGCCAGGGCATGTGAGCAGAAAGGGCGAGAATCAAGGGGCCAGGATCGAAATGCGAAATCCTAATGGAAGAGCATGCCAGAATTCGAAATCCGACACCATCCCCTGCCGCGCAGACTCGCCGGGGAACCGCAACCGGGAAAGCAGCGTGTCAGCGGCGCTCGTTTCCGGCGATCATTTTTGGACGAAGGTAGTTGCAGCCGCCTGCTTTGCAGCAGAAAATACAAACGGAGAGCAGTCAGGGGGCCGAAGGCGTCAAGCCACAGGCGGAAAGTGTGGTTCGCTCGTTATCGAACATGGGAACGCCCAACGATAACCGTTGCGCTGCGGAAGGAACTCGCAATGAAACAGCACGACAGGCCGTCCATACCCGGTGGGCTTGTTAGTCGAGAAGTTGGCGAACTGGCGCCGTTGCCTTCATGGTGGCGCCTGGGTGTGCCGCTGGCGGTTTTAGTTCTTGGACTGGCCGGCAGCATTTGGTCCTATGATTGGGCCAAGCAGCTCGTTTACACGCGGGCCGAGCAGGCTTTCTTGGCCGAAACCAATCTGATTGCACCTGCGTTCGCTAGAGCGCTGCGGCAAATTCCTGACAATTCCGACCGCTCGTTGAGCGACTTGATTTCGCCGATCGAACTACAGTCGGTCAGGGTGCAAGCAGCCTATGAAATTGATGCCAAAGGCACGCGGACTCTGGTTTATCCCACTGACAATTCCACCGCGGCAACGGACGCTGCTTCCAAAGCTGCACTGTTCCATCATCAAAGTTCGATCACCCGGGGCGATCGCTCGTGGGAAATTGCCTTTTACTCGCTGCCGGAATTCGAAAACGCGGAGATTGACCATCTGACCCCGCAGGTGGTGTTGTGGGGGGGCGTCATGCTCAGCATTTTGATGTCCGCCATTTTGTGGTCGGCGGGCGCGCGACGGGCGGCGGCCATTTCATTGGCGCGGCGCGTCACCGTGTCGCTGGCCGAAAGCGAACAGCGGCTGCAGGCAATTTTGGACAACACGGCCAACGTGGTGTACATGAAAGATCCGCGGGGGCGGTATTTGTTGGTGAACAGGCGGTTCGAGCAGCTATTCAAAAAAACCAAGCAGGAAACATTGGGAAAGACCGACCAGGAGTTGTTTCCGACGACGAACGCCGAGGCCTATCGCGAAAACGACCAACGGGTATTGGCCAGCGGGCAACCGCTGGAGGTGGAAGAACCGGTGCAGCACGATGACGGCATCCATACCTACATCTCCAACAAATTTGCACTGCTGGATGGCCACGGGCAACCGTATGCCGTGGGAGGCATTTCGACCGACATTACGGGGCAGAAAAAGGCGGAACAAGCGCTGCGCGATGCGGAAGCCCGGTTTTACTCCTTGGTGGAAAATTTGCCCTTGCGCACTTGG harbors:
- a CDS encoding dTDP-4-dehydrorhamnose reductase — its product is IDWIQSRFKKSKPATLYFDEIRTPTYTDCLNEMCEAVLGSELTGLYHAGGPRRLSLFNIAQIINRVGGYDPNLLIGCPRIQAGPIPPRAGNVSLNSDKLANALGFEPFDPWPLAEEFVPTHAQWHFERGGFHGSKGLLAEVLYRNPGKS
- a CDS encoding acetate/propionate family kinase, which translates into the protein MPLKVQVAFMSPYVLTVNGGSSSVKVALFEVVAGSAATRKAAGAFKSQNSLDAAGGVLDWIKQQQANINDIAAIGHRIVHGGPKHLEHGLITAEMLAELKRVSPIDPDHLPGEIALIEALGKAFPQVPQVACFDTAFHRHLPAVAKTLPIPRKYEAQGVHRYGFHGLSYAYLMEALARQAGTEAVQGRIILAHLGAGASMAAVRDGKCIDTTMSFTPTAGLVMATRTGDLDPGMLVYLMRQEKMTADQIDHLVNRESGLLGVSGISSDMKELLAKRGENKFAAQAVDIFCYQARKWIGALAAALGGLDTLVFSGGIGENAVEVRAEICRGLGHLGVQLDAAQNAASAAVISANGSPTTVRVIPTDEESMIARIVLSLASCQ
- a CDS encoding phosphoketolase family protein, which gives rise to MASSATVSQLRKTATENQAALSDDELRKLHAYWRAANYLSVGQIYLLDNPLLRQPLELKHVKPRLLGHWGTTPGLNFLYVHLNRLIKRDNLNMIYIMGPGHGGPAAVANAYLEGTYSEVYTDIGQDEAGIKRLFKQFSFPGGIPSHVAPETPGSIHEGGELGYALSHAYGAAFDNPDLIVACIVGDGEAETGALATGWHGNKFLNPARDGAVLPILHLNGYKIANPTVLARIPRDELTQLLRGYGYEPHFVVGHDPKLMHQTLAATLDKVIADIKQIQSAARKKGSNGRPKATTSDGWTDENGDSIADNGRPRWPMIVLRSPKGWTGPKEVDGKKTEDYWRSHQVPMSDMAHPGHVKILEDWLKSYRPEELFDASGKLNSELAELPPKGELRMSANPHANGGLLLHDLQLPDFRSYEVKTPSPGAVDAEATREMGKFLRDIMQQNLGNRNFRLFSPDENNSNRWQDAMDVTNRAWNAETFSYDDHLAPDGRVMEVLSEHQCQGWLEGYLLTGRHGFFSCYEAFIHIIDSMFNQHAKWLKVTRDIPWRRPIASLNYLLSSHVWRQDHNGFSHQDPGFIDHVVNKKAEVIRVYLPPDANCLLSVTDHCLRSRNYVNVVVAGKQPAPVWLTMDEAVKHCTAGLSIWKWASNDEGVEPDVVMACCGDVPTLETLAAVEMIRKHLPELKVRVINVVDLMRLQPASEHPHGLSDPEFDVLFTKDKPVIFAFHGYPWLIHRLTYKRANHDNLHVRGYKEEGTTTTPFDMCVRNDLDRLHLVEDVIDRLPQLGAKAAYAKQAIRDKLLDHKQYISQFGDDMPEIRDWRWGGQAAKSASGGSTGGDNV
- a CDS encoding secondary thiamine-phosphate synthase enzyme YjbQ, which produces MSWIQRNILLPPQRRGFHLITHQIVEALPELGTVRIGLLHVYLQHTSASLTISENADPDVPADLETSFNALAPEDFPHRHTVEGPDDMPAHVKAALLGSSVSVPVQNGQLCLGKWQGIYLCEHRNRGGRRQMVLTLHGEMKE
- a CDS encoding DNA polymerase III subunit delta' — protein: MPWLKLEGHDDVVARFRNALAQGRLASTFLFVGPEGIGKRSFALRLAQSLLCETRDEKLLDPCGQCPACVQVLAGTHPDFLFVARPPGKSFIPLGLLKGDEPDYPISHSLLFNLALRPFRGRRKVAVIDDADYLNLEGANCLLKTLEEPPPHSVLILIGASADRQLPTIRSRAQIVRFRPLAEPLVAKLLMEQHLLSDSAQAEHLAAFSGGSLSRAVELSDPQLWTFRGALLSNLAQSPLHSITMAQTLLKFVDEAGKEAPPRRARLRLAIGFVAEFFRQLVRGLTGLAIEGDVELTAAVSRAVQSAAWDIETAAEAAQRSLEALTHVDRNANQHTLVEAWLDDLLLLSRHDRDSTAQNAISARP